Proteins found in one Plasmodium gaboni strain SY75 chromosome 13, whole genome shotgun sequence genomic segment:
- a CDS encoding hypothetical protein (conserved Plasmodium protein, unknown function), translating into MEDNYNSDSSNKKKENVKFSKFVTSLSFMKKNTDHHENAKKKIKYSNDDHMWIVNEYEEAAKAYLKKETAQKNKKHVSLNCLGRKTYNNYNNHVNLYNIEIIKFINSVKRNKPLSSLKE; encoded by the coding sequence ATGGAAGATAATTATAACTCAGATTcatcaaataaaaaaaaggaaaatgTAAAGTTCTCAAAATTTGTAACGTCTCTAAGttttatgaaaaagaaTACAGATCATCATGAAAATGcaaagaagaaaataaaatattctaATGATGATCATATGTGGATTGTAAACGAATATGAAGAAGCAGCAAAAGCTTATttgaaaaaagaaacagcacaaaaaaataaaaagcATGTATCTTTAAATTGTTTAGGAAGAAAAACATacaataattataataatcatgttaatctttataatatagaaataatcaaatttataaattcaGTGAAAAGGAATAAACCTCTAAGTTCGTTGAAGGaatga
- a CDS encoding hypothetical protein (conserved Plasmodium protein, unknown function), with the protein MSFKEKLNKRKKSNEVIFEENLSKKLPFFLNKKKKTTDYDFMVNVSEEDKDVKNVSRTIKLYLNINNDIRLRLSLLYISEQYELFRSYLIALKDMMKSIIVIKVTRKGNIKKKRLSFNSYNMSIIGNWSKKILLYDEITQINIGSCCTPELKIYENKFQDYNNRENYVVIRTLYRDYSFLFLTDYDIFMKLKNSSVLEKLKFILNNKNNPSLLNDKDMNNNADNQRKDKLKIRSRTNNFIDFKRRTVYEQYLNHKDDNNTNEDIDTYDTSRGFKSFFFKVLRSIKTITIDMESEYVKAIMKPNNIIYFNKYNTLNHKINSFFLYCQIQLDICGPEIWFTSKFDDILFTHKS; encoded by the exons atgagttttaaagaaaaattaaataaaagaaagaaaagTAACGAAGTAATATTCGA AGAAAATTTATCCAAGAAACTTCCCTTCTTCTTGaataagaaaaagaaaacaacg GATTATGATTTTATGGTAAACGTATCGGAGGAGGATAAAGATGTTAAGAACGTCTCTAGAACGATAAAActttatttgaatataaaCAATGATATAAGACTAAGgttatcattattatatataagtgAACAATATGAATTGTTCAGGAGTTATTTAATAGCTCTAAAGGATATGATGAAAAGTATTATAGTTATAAAAGTTACaagaaaaggaaatataaaaaaaaaaagattatcttttaattcatataatatgaGTATTATAGGAAATTGGtctaaaaaaatattattatatgatgaaattacacaaataaatataggTAGTTGTTGTACTCCtgaattaaaaatatatgaaaataaattccAAGATTATAATAATCGAGAGAATTATGTTGTCATAAGAACACTTTATAGAGATTATAGTTTCTTATTTCTAACAgattatgatatatttatgaaacTCAAAAATTCATCCGTCCTTGAAAAATtgaaatttatattaaacaataaaaataatccatccttattaaatgataaggatatgaataataatgCAGATAATCAAAGGAAAGATAAACTCAAAATACGTTCTAGAACAAACAATTTTATAGATTTCAAAAGAAGAACAGTATATGAACAATATCTAAATCATaaagatgataataatacaaatgaaGATATTGATACATATGATACATCTCGTGGATTTAAAagtttcttttttaaagtATTAAGAAGTATAAAAACAATTACTATAGATATGGAAAGTGAATATGTAAAAGCAATAATGAAGccaaataatattatttattttaataaatataatactctcaatcataaaataaactCATTCTTTCTTTATTGTCAAATACAGTTGGATATATGTGGACCCGAAATTTGGTTTACATCCAAATTTGATGATATACTCTTTACTCACAAGAGTTAA
- a CDS encoding putative E1-E2 ATPase, with the protein MIDEITKSLFPYDAKFFKGIFDKYMKEEDYSKDLKCLQNTRKLIEEIISKENGLNFYIDENYDENFLKKCKLPYFKKLLKYMKYIEDLKENEVKNKNVDNENMIDDDDDKEADIQKEKKTPKKNICDYFIFNKKINVINNYRIHYYCSNIIQSIPSLTYLSVIKIYLQNYPLKIFLTCIYFYTFVTYVCDRDNVIDFLEALFFSLMVTIGCICLTIVHYIKENRINSITSKFNHIRKNYICRNFIKHNVKKKKMLMDKFESKKTMEIKKYSKYFFLKSFLNRVNSELYDYEHFKDTSDMDYIPFEVNENNFNFDSDNLNNDELEKENKYKINDNNDMEDNEDFEIKNIKMKDKNDIFEEYKGNKVNVEKIFLDKEKNNNKMNENINDKENINDKENINDKENINDKQNINDKENINDKENTYKSRNSINNNNVNINNVNINNVNINNRIKMNDSENVLSNNVDKDTLNKESNIIIFIDEKKKNDLLNYIYFENNIYYINGKNLLVGDIVYLFKGDIIPADGILLKGNNMIVDESNLTNSLEKKKKKKISLDEYTYEMEKMKKKNISVDELKKKTKMNYFEMLNLKVKMKIKKFSEDINIKKNSNIGKNNDTYIMNDIENNENVKKCDDLIFDSKKIFDKTTQDEKINNITVHNNSNNNNNNSNKNNCCGYDNNELYEKYDDVCPLLLSESSIIEGSGIMITTCVGKYKQMFYYNCIKKIESSTRIENLINRYSKNMVILIIFCCSICILFIFIHFLINLIENDMQTFAYNLLMFLLNTIILEILKYLLLSIDQMPLLLQNCLALYSSKILKENFIINTKNTFENILFSNTIFIDMNRYMKYKCVYFFFNTQYTYSFVNKHFLYNPLRNHTPSFKIFNRDNDKQIMNTLCFHLLIECILTTSNMYQYNEYFLDIDMCLIKFMKNFQINVENYFVKRHNIIHFKCVKEKAVFAFVLLNEEKKKNLYIKKNKVKAEQQKGNDIERKESEGKIMRIFIKGPVDYILPKCKEYLDGDTQMGDIEKLKEKVQNIKDSELHIIICFAYKDVRINENNIEDNLYIKKKNNEYKIENKEINDNNYTCISILVLEKYLSKYLYFDYSILEANNLNAKFFTKNNLESTNKLFHNFGKHIERIKAYDARKINEMNKSDLSFDDNEMINDFNKKEGKEKDNDVRKKKKEQKEDNHSDDDIIYLKNELNETNLKEYNNIESYELKNDKNEISKKKNKLKSEIWNLRKYDESSTTNLYNDRYTQENECNEMRRKQYNFLLSHNIFYNCHKNELECLLSTCNMYGKNTVIINDDKYISPENNNKNNKYNNNNNNNNNNNNNNNSSCCSCSNIYKYCNILICNNKCRNDIKEKCDIIIFNKSLYDYIKLKYISNCILMNIKLYIEYNIIFYISLVLFSIISTLVNGLEFLSTVQILYIYIIKNIFFHYISCYRKCNYSVGGHDPNNKYSYNFFEEKDINNIISSILSKIIILLVVFLFGHLFIPENKWIFITDEIRETFEFSEFSFFTDRQQSNFFHTIRSSLRFKKNLENLKIQNNIDIKNDYRTLNEWEFHISPSRHGTIIFNVFFLLFFFSYIYLYIKTFSKEFQNYSEQFKVKKYNYLYFIKKKNHQSYVAKELLKRLIDDINKNIVTTDDKININKEHNKINNNNNNNNKNDNNDNNIYKETNYKTKQESKILRKISTSLYNIKNEINKKREIINNSIFMESILENYKIFFLFLFIMIIHIFAIQYGSFFFHFHVNGLTLIQWVFSIFCCLLDFFIYTLISYFGFFQVSSDFFKMFQYLYEPREKNIFDSLNEYRKSSTSHRYKYDLKETRKSWV; encoded by the exons ATGATAGACGAAATTACAAAAAGTTTATTTCCCTATGATGCGAAATTCTTTAAAGGTATTTTcgataaatatatgaaagAAGAAGATTATAGCAAAGATTTGAAATGCTTACAAAATACTCGAAAGTTAATAGAAGAAATAATTAGTAAAGAAAATGgattaaatttttatatagatgaaaattatgatgaaaattttttaaagaaatgCAAGTTAccatattttaaaaaattgttaaaatatatgaaatatatagaagatcttaaagaaaatgaagttaagaacaaaaatgttgataatgaaaatatgatagatgatgatgatgataaagAAGCAGATATACAAAAGGAAAAGAAAAcaccaaaaaaaaatatatgtgattattttatatttaataaaaaaatcaatgtgataaataattataggatacattattattgttcaaatattattcaatCGATACCTTCTCTTACATATTTATctgttataaaaatatatttacaaaattatccattaaaaatattcttaacctgtatatatttttacacGTTTGTGACATACGTATGTGATAGAGACAACGTTATAg ATTTTTTGGAGGCcctatttttttctttaatgGTAACCATTGGATGCATATGCCTTACTATTGTgcattatataaaagaaaacaGAATTAACTCTATAACATCCAAATTTAATcatattagaaaaaattatatatgccgtaattttattaaacataatgtaaaaaagaaaaaaatgttaatGGACAAATTTGAAAGCAAAAAAACTATGgagataaaaaaatattccaAATACTTTTTTTTGAAGAGCTTCCTAAATAGAGTTAATTCAGAACTATATGATTATGAACATTTCAAAGATACATCAGACATGGATTATATACCTTTTGAAgtaaatgaaaataattttaattttgactctgataatttaaacaatgatgaattagaaaaagagaacaaatataaaataaatgacaataatgatatggaagataatgaagattttgaaataaaaaatataaaaatgaaagataaaaatgatatatttgAAGAATATAAAGGAAACAAGGTAAATgtagaaaaaatatttttggataaggaaaagaataataataaaatgaacgaaaatataaatgataaggaaaatattaacgataaagaaaatattaacgataaagaaaatattaatgataaacaaaatattaacgataaagaaaatattaacgataaagaaaatacatataaatcaagaaatagtataaataataataatgtaaatattaataatgtaaatattaataatgtaaatattaataatcGTATTAAAATGAATGATAGTGAAAATGTATTATCAAATAATGTAGATAAAGATacattaaataaagaatcaaatattatcatatttattgatgaaaagaaaaaaaacgatttattaaattatatatattttgaaaataacatttattatattaatgGAAAAAATCTTCTTGTTGGAGatattgtatatttatttaaaggTGACATAATACCAGCAGATggtatattattaaaaggTAATAATATGATAGTAGATGAATCTAATTTGACTAATAGTCTTgagaagaagaagaaaaaaaaaataagtttagatgaatatacatatgagatggaaaaaatgaaaaagaaaaatataagtgttgatgaattaaaaaaaaaaacaaaaatgaattattttgaaatgttaaatttaaaagtaaagatgaaaataaaaaagttCAGTGAAGacattaatataaaaaaaaattctaaTATAGGAAAGAATAatgatacatatataatgaatgatatagaaaataatgaaaatgtGAAAAAATGTGATGATCTAATATTTGATTCAAAAAAGATATTTGATAAGACGACTCaagatgaaaaaataaataacataacagtacataataatagtaataataataataataatagtaataaaaataattgtTGTGGgtatgataataatgaattatatgaaaaatatgatgatGTGTGTCCACTTTTATTATCAGAATCTTCTATTATTGAAGGTAGTGGTATTATGATTACAACATGTGTTggtaaatataaacaaatgttttattataattgtataaaaaaaatagagAGTAGCACTAGAATAGagaatttaataaatagatactcaaaaaatatggtaatattaattatattttgttgtTCTATATGTATCctttttatctttattcattttttaattaatttaattgAGAATGATATGCAGACATTTgcatataatttattaatgtttttattaaatacaataatattagAAATCTTGAAATATTTGTTGTTATCAATTGATCAAATGcctttattattacaaaatTGTTTAGCTTTATATTCTAGTAAAATATTGAAAGagaattttataataaatacaaaaaatacatttgaaaatattcttttttctaATACAATATTTATTGATATGAATAgatatatgaaatataaatgtgtatattttttttttaatacacAGTATACCTATTCATTTGTTAAcaaacattttttatataaccCTTTGAGAAATCATACTCCTTctttcaaaatatttaatagagataatgataaacaaataatgaatactttatgttttcatttattaattgAGTGTATACTTACAACTAGTAATATGTATcaatataatgaatattttttagaTATAGATATGtgtttaataaaatttatgaagaattttcaaataaatgtcgaaaattattttgttaaGCGTCACAATATAATACACTTTAAGTGTGTTAAAGAGAAGGCTGTTTTTGCCTTTGTTCttttaaatgaagaaaagaaaaaaaatttatatataaaaaaaaataaagtaaAAGCTGAACAACAAAAAGGTAATGATATTGAAAGGAAAGAAAGTGAGGGTAAAATTATGCGAATATTTATCAAGGGTCCTGttgattatattttacCTAAATGTAAAGAATATTTAGATGGAGATACACAGATGGG AGATATTGAAAAGTTAAAGGAAAAAgttcaaaatataaaagatagtgaattacatataataatttgttttGCTTACAAAGATGTGAgaataaatgaaaataatatagaagacaacttatatataaagaaaaaaaataatgaatataagATTGagaataaagaaataaatgataataattatacTTGTATTAGCATATTAGTATTAGAGAAATATCTAagtaaatatttatattttgattattcAATATTAGAAGCTAATAATTTGAATGCTAAATTTTTTACAAAGAATAATTTGGAAAGtacaaataaattatttcataattttGGAAAACATATAGAAAGGATAAAAGCATATGATGCtagaaaaataaatgaaatgaATAAGTCTGATTTAAGTTTTGATGATAATGAGATGATAAATGATTTTAATAAGAAAGAAGGAAAAGAAAAGGATAATGATGTaaggaagaaaaaaaaagaacaaaaagAAGATAACCATTCTGatgatgatattatatatttaaaaaatgaattgAATGAAACTAATTTAAAggaatataataatatagaaagTTATGAATTAAAgaatgataaaaatgaaatatcaaaaaaaaaaaataaattgaAAAGTGAAATATGGAatttaagaaaatatgatgaaaGTAGTACTACCAATTTGTATAATGATAGATATACACAAGAAAATGAATGTAATGAAATGAGAAGAAAGcaatataattttttattaagtcataatatattttataattgtcataaaaatgaattagAATGTTTATTAAGTACATGTAATATGTATGGTAAGAACACGGTCATAATAAATGATGACAAGTATATATCACCAGAAAATAACAAcaaaaataacaaatataataacaataataataataataataataataataataataataatagtagtTGTTGTAGTTgtagtaatatatataaatattgtaatatattaatatgtaataataaatgtagaaatgatattaaagaaaaatgtgatataattatatttaataaaagtttatatgattatataaaattaaaatatatatccaaTTGTATTttgatgaatataaaattatatattgaatataatataatattttatatatcacttgtattattttcaataatATCTACTTTAGTAAATGGATTAGAATTTCTAAGCACAGttcaaatattatatatatatataataaaaaatatattttttcattatatttcttGTTATAGAAAATGTAATTATAGTGTAGGTGGTCATGATccaaataataaatattcttataatttttttgaagaaaaagatatcaataatattatatcttctatattatctaaaatcataattttattagttgtatttttatttggtcatttatttataccAGAAAATAAATGGATCTTTATAACTGATGAAATAAGAGAGACATTTGAATTTTCAgaattttcattttttacaGATAGACAACAatctaatttttttcatacaATTAGATCTAGTTTAAggtttaaaaaaaatttagaaaatcttaaaattcaaaataatattgatattaaaaatgacTATAGAACATTGAATGAATGGGAATTTCATATAAGTCCTAGTAGACATGGTACCATCATATTTAatgtcttttttttgttatttttcttttcatatatttatttatatataaaaacattttcTAAAGAGTTCCAAAATTATTCTGAACAATTTAAAGTTAAGAagtataattatttatattttataaaaaaaaaaaatcatcAATCTTATGTAGCCAAAGAACTTTTGAAAAGACTCATCGATgatataaacaaaaatattgtaactacagatgataaaataaatataaataaagaacataataaaataaataataataataataataataataagaatgataataatgataacAACATATACAAAGAAACAAATTACAAAACTAAACAAGAATCtaaaatattaagaaaaatttctacttctttatataatataaaaaatgaaataaataaaaaacgTGAAATCATAAATAATTCTATATTTATGGAAAGTATTTTAGagaattataaaatattttttctatttttatttattatgattattcatatttttgCTATTCAATATGgatcctttttttttcattttcatgTAAATGGATTGACTCTTATTCAATGGGTCTTTTCCATATTCTGTTGTCTTTTAgatttctttatttataccCTTATATCTTACTTTGGCTTTTTTCAAGTATCCTCTGATTTTTTTAAGATGtttcaatatttatatgaacctagggaaaaaaatat ATTCGATTCCTTGAATGAATATAGAAAAAGTTCTACTTCACACAGATACAAATATGACCTCAAGGA GACGAGAAAAAGCTGGGTATAA
- a CDS encoding hypothetical protein (conserved Plasmodium protein, unknown function): MEKELYVDSYIGFKGNISNNLILIRKEKEIDENVYKEQLKYIEEEECLENEKKKKLKSVYNLKNIDINHNYYELKKEELKYNFFMIYAIGTNIIKENILDNNRVIFKSDESEINKLYVDKNKKYICCCKESKLISNIYIYDFENKKKPIILSLHKFRTVDISISNDGKYLLSSGGHDDKYLILTQIENQKFIYKCLSDYPYTNISFFHKTNNFLIAKLNSIKICYYDFSKKLISEEEVNTSIYKRQFVCLELKENDEYAYLGTTTGDVLVVNIKSKVLEKIIPENYLFGNGLNVIKILDDNTIMTGSGDGYVSLIDIEEKKILRKTKLYGSINSIEMRNKSTLFISIYENIIYVMDLINNNHYVLLLIHNNYINDLCFPFNYNYIMYTCSYNSIMAWQFYDRKVIYLKNIDKGKFIYYDKKFLNIPTEKRKKLCKLKLMHESKINNSLEEKKKKNNLQNYEKINKNLICHSIKITKDGNYIALSIHNNIYLLTSKYMKIITVILNSHYDFCNVLIFYNMYDLITAGNNGDIKFWKFDKGKYLNVNTINYHSSIINQIILYADKYLCSCSEDGLITIYNIQENTLFKKIIDINNTRYKQISLNYQYDILLCCGNNNIFMYYDLIKYDISKNFYYSPFHNVLSLDIDKKGNYFITGSDDYKIRLYEFKSCTCLYIGVAHNNVIHKCLFTFDNMYIVSASKDESIIYWRVPREIKEKE; this comes from the exons ATGGAAAAAGAACTGTATGTAGATTCTTATATAGGATTTAAAGGTAACATATCAAATAATCTAATATTAATTCgaaaagaaaaggaaataGATGAAAACGTTTATAAAGAAcaattaaaatatattgaagAAGAAGAATGTTTAGAgaatgaaaaaaagaaaaaattgaaaagtgtttataatttaaagaatattgatataaatcataattattatgaattaaaaaaagaagaattaaaatataatttttttatgatttatGCAATTGgtacaaatataataaaagaaaatattttagaTAATAATCGAGTTATATTCAAAAGTGACGAATCcgaaataaataaattatatgttgataaaaacaaaaaatatatatgttgttGTAAGGAAAGTAAACTGATATccaatatttatatctacGATTTTGAGAATAAAAAGAAACCTATAATTTTATCTTTACATAAATTTAGAACTGTTGATATTTCAATAAGCAATGATGggaaatatttattatcatctgGTGGACATgatgataaatatttaatattaacaCAAATTGAAAATcaaaaatttatttataaatgtCTTTCTGATTATCCTTACACTAATATATCCTTTTTCCACaaaacaaataattttttaatag CCAAGTTAAATAgtattaaaatatgttattatgACTTTTCTAAAAAATTGATAAGTGAAGAAGAGGTCAATACATCCATTTATAAAAGACAATTTGTATGCTTAGAGTTGAAAGAAAATGACGAGTATGCATATTTAGGCACTACCACag GTGATGTTTTGgttgtaaatataaaatcCAAAGTATTGGAAAAAATTATACCtgaaaattatttatttggTAATGGATTAAAcgtaataaaaatattggATGACAACACAATAATGACAG gTAGTGGTGATGGTTATGTAAGCCTTATCGAtattgaagaaaaaaagatCCTGAGAAAAACTAAATTGTATGGGTCTATAAATTCTATAGAAATGAGAAATAAATCTACCTTGTTTATTAGTATTTAcgaaaatataatatatgtcATGGAtcttattaataataaccattatgtattattattaattcatAACAATTATATCAATGATCTATGTTTCCcttttaattataattacataATGTATACATGTAGTTATAATAGTATTATGGCATGGCAATTTTATGATAGAAAggttatatatttgaaaaatatagacaaaggtaaatttatttattatgataagaaatttttaaatataccTACAGAGAAAcgaaaaaaattatgtaaattaaaattaatgCATGAAtcaaaaattaataattcattagaagaaaaaaaaaaaaaaaataatttgcaaaattatgaaaaaattaataaaaatttaatatgtCATAGTATTAAAATTACAAAGGATGGGAATTATATAGCTTTATctatacataataatatttatttgttaacatctaaatatatgaaaattattaCTGTTATTTTAAATTCACATTATGATTTTTGTAATgtgttaatattttataatatgtatgaTTTGATTACTGCTGGAAATAATGGagatataaaattttgGAAATTTGATAAAGGTAAATATCTTAATGTTAATACTATAAATTATCATTCTTCTATAATTAATCAAATAATTCTTTACGCGGATAAATAT TTATGTAGTTGTAGTGAGGATGGACTAATAACCATATACAATATTCAAGAAAACacattatttaaaaaaatcatagatataaataatacaagatataaacaaatatcTTTAAACTATCAATATGATATTCTCTTATGTTGtggaaataataatatatttatgtactatgatttaataaaatatgacataagtaaaaatttttattattctcCTTTCCATAATGTACTTTCATTGGATATTGATAAAAAAGGGAACTATTTCATAACAg GTTCAGATgattataaaataagaCTCTACGAATTCAAGAGTTGCAcatgtttatatatag gCGTTGCTCATAATAATGTAATTCACAAATGTCTATTTACATTTGACAATATGTATATCGTTTCGGCTTCAAAAGACGAAA GTATAATTTATTGGAGGGTTCCTCGtgaaataaaagaaaaagaataa
- a CDS encoding putative TBC domain protein, whose product MKLDENNDKKNEEVEQKNISQRMKKLCSILNSPIIDINELKNILWGGISDEVPFMVRERCWKLALGYLPLNTDDTQKVLKKKRDEYENLKKQYYNKMKLSEDELKILRQIKVDIPRTKSCYNIFINKKIQQLSEHVLFIYSVRHPACGYVQGINDLITPFLVVFIRPIILKKEINSDDIDNMTDEDLKNVESDLYFCLSKLLEQIQDNYTFGQPGIQRAIIKVKEIVKRIDNSLFNHIYNNNIDFIQFSFRWVNCLLLREFPINISVRLLDTYISDISDIFTDFHPYICAVFLVHWSKNLQKMDFQQMLLFMQRFPTQNWKIQDIESILSEAFVLKNAFQSSPKHFS is encoded by the exons atgaaattagatgaaaataatgacaagaaaaatgaagaagttgaacaaaaaaatatatctcaaaggatgaaaaaattatgttcTATATTGAATAGTCCCATTATAGATATAA atgaattaaaaaacaTTTTGTGGGGGGGTATATCAGACGAAGTACCTTTTATGGTTAGAGAACGATGTTGGAAGCTAGCGCTTGGATATTTACCTTTGAATACTGATGATACTCAAAaagtattaaaaaagaaaagagatgaatatgaaaatttaaagaagcaatattataataaaatgaaattatcagaagatgaattaaaaatattacgACAGATAAAAGTAGATATCCCAAGAACGAAATcatgttataatatatttattaataaaaaaatacaacAATTGAGTGAAcatgttttatttatatattcgGTTAGACATCCAGCATGTGGTTATGTTCAGGGTATTAATGATTTAATAACCCCATTTTTGGTTGTATTTATAAGAccaataatattaaaaaaagaaataaattcTGATGATATAGATAATATGACAGATGAAGATTTAAAGAATGTTGAATCAGATTTATATTTCTGTCTATCTAAATTATTAGAACAAATACAAGATAATTATACATTTGGTCAACCAGGAATACAAAGAGCTATAATAAAAGTTAAAGAAATTGTTAAAAGGATTGataattcattatttaatcatatatataataataatattgattTTATTCAATTTTCATTTAGATGGGTTAATTGTCTTCTATTAAGAGAATTTCCTATTAATATATCAGTTCGATTATTAGATACATATATAAGTGATATATCTGATATATTTACAGATTTTCATCCATACATATGTGCAGTTTTTTTAGTACACTGGTCAAAAAATCTACAAAAAATGGACTTTCAACAAATGCTATTATTTATGCAAAGATTTCCTACGCAAAATTGGAAAATACAAGATATAGAATCTATTTTGTCAGAAGcttttgttttaaaaaatgcCTTCCAGTCTTCACCCAAGCACTTCTCATAA